In bacterium, a single window of DNA contains:
- a CDS encoding phosphoenolpyruvate kinase: protein MSRIAAQLAIADTNLHRSLSSETEQQVLVSLKSVNEKFMQTYPGDKTERQPVHTFYGGAHLFKSDTIPKLGKLALIAIHTHAANFAEFARAVGLPDNKKLPASKKQAEVLRKKLKKEGSLPESKNKNAWIANTVYNRIIEKLTHQPIEDYRVDFEDGFGYRTDAEEDHEAMRTAHETASAMEQNLLPPFFGIRIKSFSEESKKRAIRTLDIFLTTLFEKSGGRLPENFVVTLPKVVSSEQIKSLVRLLRAFEQLHRLPDGKLKLEFMIESPQVIIGSNGQSPLTDIVTAGEGRCVSAHFGPYDYTTGLNISSRFQTLDHPACDFARQAMQVALAGTGVRLSDGAIHQIPVGPHRASGKVLSVRQMKENREAVHGVWKNYFVQVQRSLSQGFYQSWDLHPGHLPVRYAAVYNFYLEGLEAASLRMKSSIEKGNQASLSGQMFDDAASGQGLLNFFYRGIQCGAFTEKEIQHSGLNAEDLRAGSFTAMIASRKNKP, encoded by the coding sequence ATGAGTCGTATAGCGGCACAGTTAGCCATAGCGGACACCAATCTTCACCGTTCTCTTTCATCGGAAACGGAACAGCAGGTTTTGGTTTCATTAAAATCGGTCAATGAAAAATTTATGCAAACCTATCCCGGTGATAAGACTGAAAGACAGCCGGTTCACACGTTTTACGGCGGCGCGCATTTATTCAAGTCGGATACGATACCTAAACTTGGCAAACTAGCGTTAATTGCCATACATACTCATGCCGCCAACTTTGCCGAATTTGCAAGAGCAGTAGGTCTGCCGGATAACAAGAAGTTACCGGCTTCAAAAAAGCAGGCGGAGGTACTTAGAAAAAAATTAAAGAAGGAAGGATCTTTACCTGAAAGCAAAAATAAAAACGCGTGGATTGCCAATACCGTTTACAATCGAATCATCGAGAAATTGACTCATCAACCGATAGAAGACTACCGCGTTGACTTTGAGGACGGATTTGGATATCGCACCGACGCGGAAGAAGATCATGAGGCTATGCGCACAGCCCATGAGACGGCAAGCGCGATGGAACAAAATCTTTTACCGCCTTTTTTTGGAATTCGAATCAAATCATTTTCAGAAGAATCAAAAAAACGGGCGATTCGCACGCTCGATATTTTTCTGACCACTCTTTTCGAAAAAAGCGGCGGCCGCTTACCTGAAAATTTTGTTGTGACGCTCCCCAAGGTTGTATCGTCTGAACAAATAAAATCTCTAGTTCGGTTGTTGAGAGCATTTGAACAACTGCATCGCCTGCCTGACGGAAAATTGAAATTGGAATTCATGATCGAATCGCCGCAGGTCATTATCGGATCAAACGGTCAATCGCCATTAACCGATATAGTCACCGCAGGTGAAGGCCGATGTGTATCGGCGCATTTCGGGCCGTACGATTATACCACCGGATTAAATATTTCATCTCGTTTTCAAACGCTTGATCACCCGGCATGCGATTTTGCGCGCCAAGCCATGCAGGTTGCTCTAGCCGGAACAGGTGTGCGGCTTTCGGATGGGGCTATCCATCAGATTCCCGTAGGGCCGCATCGCGCAAGCGGCAAAGTATTATCAGTTCGACAAATGAAAGAAAACAGAGAAGCCGTGCATGGCGTCTGGAAAAATTATTTTGTTCAGGTACAACGGTCTTTATCGCAAGGATTTTATCAAAGCTGGGATCTTCATCCGGGACATCTGCCCGTTCGATACGCGGCAGTGTATAATTTCTATTTAGAAGGACTGGAAGCCGCGTCGTTGCGGATGAAATCGTCCATCGAAAAGGGCAATCAGGCTTCTTTAAGCGGGCAAATGTTCGATGATGCGGCGAGCGGGCAGGGTTTATTGAATTTTTTTTACCGAGGGATTCAATGCGGCGCATTTACGGAAAAAGAGATTCAGCACTCGGGACTCAATGCAGAAGATCTTCGAGCAGGTTCATTTACAGCCATGATCGCGAGCAGAAAAAATAAACCGTAG
- the pyrB gene encoding aspartate carbamoyltransferase, whose amino-acid sequence MEKQARIFIVLDNKKRSAMKLRHIIESQQFTLPMLVELFDRARDMEKILRRGGTRDYENKIMASLFYESGLLTRLSFESAMARLGGKVISTERASQFFSSTPSDSLEDTVRVIDDFCDVIVLRHNQNGGAKRAAEVSSAPVINAGDGKGGQHPTQGLLDLYTIHKETNKLDGLKVAMVGNLADGRTARSLSYLLGKYERVKLYFIAPKPMQMKEDILSHLEENHVWFTLGEDLRAVLPEVDVVYVNRIERDRFPGTDEEYSKIVKRYFIDGGSLKLMQPQAIIMHPLPRENEIAPEVDNDPRAAYFRQTQNGIIIRMALLAWVME is encoded by the coding sequence ATGGAAAAGCAGGCACGCATATTTATCGTACTTGACAATAAGAAGAGGTCGGCAATGAAACTGAGGCACATCATAGAATCACAACAATTCACTCTGCCCATGCTGGTGGAATTGTTCGATCGCGCGCGCGACATGGAAAAGATTCTCCGGCGCGGAGGCACGCGCGATTATGAAAATAAAATCATGGCGTCGCTGTTCTATGAATCGGGTTTACTCACACGATTATCCTTTGAATCCGCCATGGCGCGGCTTGGCGGCAAAGTGATTTCTACGGAACGCGCTTCTCAATTTTTTTCGTCAACGCCATCGGATTCGCTGGAAGATACCGTCCGCGTGATTGACGACTTTTGCGACGTGATCGTTCTGCGGCATAATCAAAATGGCGGGGCGAAACGAGCAGCCGAAGTTTCAAGCGCTCCTGTCATTAACGCTGGAGACGGAAAAGGAGGGCAACACCCGACGCAAGGCCTATTGGATCTTTACACGATTCATAAGGAAACGAATAAACTGGACGGATTGAAAGTTGCCATGGTTGGAAACCTTGCCGATGGCCGAACTGCGCGTTCTCTGTCCTATCTGCTCGGAAAATATGAAAGGGTGAAACTCTATTTTATTGCGCCGAAACCGATGCAGATGAAAGAAGATATTCTATCTCATCTGGAAGAAAACCATGTTTGGTTTACGTTGGGAGAAGATCTGCGAGCCGTTCTTCCGGAAGTGGATGTTGTTTATGTAAACAGAATAGAACGTGACCGGTTTCCGGGCACCGATGAAGAATATTCAAAGATCGTTAAGCGATATTTTATTGACGGGGGTTCGCTTAAATTAATGCAGCCCCAAGCCATTATCATGCATCCCTTGCCGCGTGAAAATGAAATTGCTCCCGAAGTTGACAATGACCCGCGAGCCGCCTATTTTCGTCAGACGCAGAATGGAATTATTATTCGCATGGCATTGCTTGCGTGGGTGATGGAATAA
- the arcC gene encoding carbamate kinase: MNTPILIAIGGNSLIRHGQSGLIGEQIENARTTCRYLAALIKQGHSLIITHGNGPQVGAQLIRSELASSQVYPLPLDCCDASTQGEIGYILQNALRTEMNTLGVAHSIVTILTQVVVSKDDPAFQFPTKPIGPFLSQKTAEMRKQELGWHIVDDAARGYRRVVPSPKPIEIVELDSIKHCVNDGMIVIAVGGGGIPVIQEQGNFSGIEAVIDKDRASALLAGKLELKRFIISTDTDRVYLNFKQPDQIALDRITLAEAKQYLESGQFPPGSMGPKMEAAVDFLSRGGEEVIITKPEFLGDAVNGKAGTHIYRT, encoded by the coding sequence ATGAACACACCCATATTAATAGCCATCGGCGGTAATTCACTTATCCGCCACGGCCAGAGCGGATTGATCGGCGAGCAAATAGAAAATGCGAGAACGACCTGTCGCTATCTCGCGGCTCTCATCAAACAAGGACACTCGTTGATCATCACGCACGGAAACGGGCCGCAGGTCGGCGCGCAGCTTATCCGTTCGGAATTGGCCTCTTCTCAAGTCTATCCGCTGCCGCTTGATTGCTGTGACGCTTCAACCCAAGGTGAGATCGGGTATATTTTACAAAACGCATTGCGAACCGAAATGAATACGTTGGGGGTGGCGCATTCTATCGTTACGATTCTTACTCAGGTCGTTGTATCAAAAGACGATCCTGCATTTCAGTTTCCGACAAAACCCATCGGCCCGTTTCTTTCCCAAAAAACCGCCGAAATGCGGAAACAGGAACTAGGCTGGCACATTGTGGATGATGCCGCCAGAGGATATCGTCGAGTGGTTCCTTCGCCAAAACCGATTGAAATTGTCGAACTCGATTCCATCAAACATTGCGTAAATGACGGGATGATCGTTATTGCGGTCGGCGGCGGCGGCATACCCGTTATACAGGAACAGGGAAATTTCAGCGGCATAGAAGCAGTGATCGACAAAGACAGGGCATCTGCATTGCTTGCAGGAAAACTGGAATTGAAAAGATTTATTATCTCAACCGATACCGATCGCGTATATTTAAATTTTAAGCAGCCTGATCAGATTGCCTTGGACAGAATAACGCTTGCAGAGGCAAAACAATATTTGGAAAGCGGGCAATTTCCTCCGGGAAGCATGGGTCCGAAAATGGAAGCGGCTGTGGACTTTCTTTCCCGTGGCGGCGAGGAAGTGATTATTACAAAACCCGAATTTCTGGGTGACGCCGTGAATGGAAAAGCAGGCACGCATATTTATCGTACTTGA